The following proteins are encoded in a genomic region of Neurospora crassa OR74A linkage group VI, whole genome shotgun sequence:
- a CDS encoding 3'-phosphoadenosine 5'-phosphatase isoform B translates to MTVDKIKQQKKASSHTFYSKILFVFSLIVLILAIFSSRISFPRLSLIASHLTGSANTITATSRSTITTTSTQKMASSQYAKELEVAQLAVQRAARLTKRVFHEKAKGTVSKDDKSPVTIGDFGAQALIISALKANFPSDEIVAEEEAAQLREDTPLRDQIWELVKSTKLDDEAAEQLLGGAIKDADAMLEIIDQGNSKGGAKGRIWTIDPIDGTKGFLRGGQYAVCLGLMVDGDVKVGVLGCPNLPVDDAAPLAADIGTNATDEGRGVIFSAVQGQGATSRPLGTAGLAEGKSIAMKPITEMSNASFCESVEAGHSDQGVAGQIAQKLGITKPSVRMDSQAKYGSIARGAGDIYLRLPTSKSYQEKIWDHAAGDLIVREAGGQVTDVSGNRLDFSVGRTLAENKGVIAAPAAVHDQVIKVVQEVLGQQ, encoded by the coding sequence ATGACTGTGGATAAGATCAAACAGCAGAAAAAGGCATCGTCCCATACTTTCTACTCCAAAATTCTCTTCGTTTTCTccctcatcgtcctcatcctgGCTATCTTCAGTTCCCGCATCTCCTTTCCCCGGCTTTCCCTCATTGCGAGCCATTTGACTGGCAGTGCCAACACAATCACAGCAACCAGCCGCTCAACCATTACAACTACATCTACACAGAAGATGGCCTCTTCCCAGTACGCAAAGGAGCTCGAGGTAGCTCAGCTCGCCGTCCAGCGGGCCGCCCGCCTCACCAAGCGCGTCTTCCacgagaaggccaagggcaCCGTTTCCAAGGACGACAAGTCCCCTGTGACCATTGGCGACTTTGGCGCTCAGGCGCTCATCATCAGCGCCCTCAAGGCCAACTTTCCTTCGGACGAGATTgtggctgaggaggaggccgctCAGCTGCGCGAGGACACCCCCCTGCGGGACCAGATCTGGGAGCTCGTCAAGTCCACCAAGCTTGACGATGAGGCTGCCGAGCAACTCCTTGGCGGCGCCATCAAGGATGCCGACGCGATGCTGGAGATCATCGACCAGGGCAACAGCAAGGGCGGCGCCAAGGGCAGGATATGGACTATCGACCCCATCGACGGCACCAAGGGCTTCCTGCGCGGTGGACAGTATGCCGTGTGCTTGGGACTGATGGTGGACGGTGACGTCAAGGTCGGTGTTCTCGGTTGCCCGAACCTGCCTGTGGACGACGCTGCGCCGTTGGCTGCGGATATCGGCACCAATGCGACCGATGAGGGCCGGGGTGTCATCTTCTCGGCCGTTCAGGGCCAAGGCGCGACTAGCAGACCCCTGGGCACCGCCGGTCTTGCGGAGGGCAAGTCCATTGCGATGAAGCCTATTACAGAGATGTCCAACGCCAGCTTCTGCGAGAGCGTGGAGGCGGGTCACTCGGATCAGGGCGTGGCTGGACAGATTGCGCAGAAGCTCGGGATCACCAAGCCTAGTGTGCGCATGGATTCCCAGGCCAAGTACGGCTCTATTGCTCGCGGCGCGGGTGATATCTACCTCCGTCTGCCTACTTCCAAGTCTTACCAGGAGAAGATCTGGGATCACGCTGCTGGAGATCTGATTGTGCGTGAGGCTGGTGGTCAGGTTACCGACGTGAGTGGAAACCGCCTGGATTTCAGCGTCGGCCGCACGTTGGCTGAAAACAAGGGTGTCATTGCGGCGCCTGCTGCGGTCCACGACCAGGTCATCAAGGTCGTTCAGGAAGTTCTCGGGCAGCAGTAA
- a CDS encoding protein transporter sec-13 — translation MTAGAQVIANSGHDDMIHDAVLDYYGRRLATCSSDRTIKIFEIEGESQRLVETLKGHDGAVWSVAWAHPKYGNILASAGYDGKVLIWREQAGSWQRIFDFALHKASVNIVSWSPHEAGCLLACASSDGNVSVLEFKDNSWEHNIFHAHGLGVNSVSWAPATTPGSIVSSNPGPGSTGNRRFVTGGSDNLLKIWTFDPATNGYKLEREPLAGHTDWVRDVAWSPTVLQKSYIASASQDKTVRIWTSDAANPGEWKCKVLNFDAAVWRVSWSLSGNVLAASSDNNKVTLWKENLKGEWENVKTIEE, via the exons ATG ACCGCAGGCGCACAGGTTATCGCCAACTCTGGCCACGATGATATGATT CACGATGCAGTTCTCGACTACTACGGCAGGAGGTTAGCGACATGCTCCTCGGATCGCACCATCAAGATCTTCGAGATCGAGGGCGAATCACAGCGACTTGTTGAGACATTGAAGGG ACACGATGGCGCAGTTTGGTCCGTAGCATGGGCGCACCCCAAGTACGGCAACATCCTCGCCTCGGCAGGCTACGACGGCAAGGTTCTCATTTGGCGCGAGCAAGCCGGCAGCTGGCAGCGCATCTTCGACTTCGCCCTACACAAGGCTAGCGTCAACATCGTGTCCTGGTCTCCCCACGAAGCCGGATGCCTCTTGGCCTGCGCCTCTTCGGACGGCAACGTCAGCGTTCTCGAATTCAAGGATAACAGCTGGGAGCACAACATCTTCCACGCCCATGGCCTGGGCGTCAACTCGGTCTCGTGGGCCCCCGCCACCACCCCCGGCAGCATCGTCAGCAGCAACCCCGGCCCCGGCTCGACGGGCAACAGACGCTTCGTGACTGGCGGTTCCGACAACCTGCTCAAGATCTGGACCTTCGACCCCGCGACCAACGGATACAAGCTCGAGCGCGAGCCCCTGGCGGGTCATACAGATTGGGTGCGCGACGTTGCGTGGAGCCCGACTGTGCTTCAGAAGAGCTATATCGCAAGCGCCTCGCAGGACAAGACGGTGCGCATCTGGACGAGTGACGCGGCGAACCCGGGCGAGTGGAAGTGCAAGGTTCTCAACTTTGATGCGGCCGTCTGGCGCGTTAGCTGGTCGCTCAGCGGAAACGTGCTGGCCGCCAGCagtgacaacaacaaggtcaCACTATGGAAGGAGAACCTTAAGGGCGAGTGGGAGAACGTCAAGACCATTGAGGAGTAA
- a CDS encoding potassium channel protein — MQDAGGENVEEHLQEVDAQYKASLPKLMGEDQAHRDPSRWWFASAAFPMVAGTLGPVASAFSICALVRPWRQNYTKGADIKTATFIKDPAWLIAINAVQLAIALSSNLALLLNMTRRLRFSVAQPVTIVGWYLSSICLIALASTTAGPLRPENNDFIWSEAYFYGIYAAVLYFVVASLMVATVWGSQQGHYAKDFMLTPSQRTLMLQTISFLIYLLIGALIFSNTEGWNYLDGVYWAAVTLFTVGFGDYYPTSTLGRALLFPYSLVGIISLGLVIGSIRTLMLERGKKRLDARMVEKLRHRVLSKMAKKGKDGILTPIRDANSDSPELSSSSGLTEFQRRQSEFELMRKIQKQATHRHRWIALAISTSTWLVLWLVGAKVFQECERQYQQLTYFDTFYMAYVSLTTIGYGDITPVSNAGKSFWVFWALLALPTMTVLISNAGDTIVKGIKDATDKVATVTILPSERGFKSEFKATFNALSHGKLFTEDIEESPPGIHGASQRHRYSSEENDDEGEQAQDRADVDAESANTGLIKQKQAKNARNEESHKRRVEGNAAEEDSGDCPDRAVRFDDSSTTSGTKGSNGRSKKMGNTDDENPCDQNSNSTPQLPEMTRAVSIPRQDLPQSPMDPAEYHLTLIEEIGLVMQHLKSHPPRKYTFQEWAWYLRLIGEDESDAAKHRKPHAHFRSSKDELEGKERAKWSWVGSRSPLMSSQEEAEWILERLIETLTDELRGVKAARRKNEMKNQKSQQTDTFMPGL, encoded by the exons ATGCAGGACGCTGGTGGTGAGAATGTGGAGGAACATCTTCAAGAGGTCGATGCGCAGTACAAGGCCTCACTTCCCAAGCTTATGGGAGAGGACCAGGCCCATCGAGATCCCAG TCGATGGTGGTTTGCCTCGGCTGCTTTTCCCATGGTCGCAGGCACACTTGGGCCCGTTGCAAGCGCCTTCAGTATCTGTGCTCTAGTCCGGCCATGGAGACAGAATTACACCAAAGGGGCTGACATCAAGACCGCCACCTTCATCAAAGACCCAGCCTGGCTGATCGCTATCAATGCAGTCCAACTTGCCATCGCGCTAAGCTCCAACCTGGCGCTACTCCTTAACATGACCAGGAGACTCCGGTTCTCCGTCGCTCAACCCGTCACCATTGTCGGATGGTACCTTTCATCCATATGCTTGATAGCCCTCGCAAGTACGACAGCCGGACCGCTGAGACCGGAAAACAACGACTTCATCTGGTCTGAAGCTTACTTTTACGGCATCTACGCCGCAGTCCTGTACTTCGTTGTCGCTTCGCTCATGGTAGCTACCGTCTGGGGATCTCAGCAGGGGCACTACGCAAAGGATTTCATGCTCACACCCAGTCAGAGGACACTGATGCTACAGACCATCTCATTCCTCATCTACCTCCTCATCGGTGCCCTTATCTTTTCCAACACCGAAGGATGGAACTACCTCGATGGCGTGTACTGGGCGGCCGTGACGCTCTTTACCGTGGGATTTGGCGATTACTACCCTACCTCAACTCTCGGAAGGGCTCTCCTCTTCCCGTACTCCCTGGTCGGCATTATCAGCTTGGGTCTCGTTATTGGATCCATCCGCACTTTGATGCTAGAGCGCGGCAAGAAAAGACTTGATGCACGTATGGTGGAAAAGCTCAGACATCGCGTGTTAAGCAAAATGGccaagaagggaaaggatgGTATACTTACACCCATAAGGGATGCAAATTCCGATTCCCCTGAACTGTCTTCCAGCTCTGGTCTGACCGAGTTCCAACGGCGACAATCCGAATTTGAGCTGATGAGAAAGATTCAAAAGCAGGCGACTCATAGGCATCGCTGGATAGCTTTGGCTATCTCTACAAGCACCTGGTTGGTCTTATGGCTCGTGGGCGCCAAAGTCTTTCAAGAGTGTGAACGTCAGTATCAACAATTGACCTACTTTGATACTTTTTACATGGCATATGTTAGTCTAACAACCATCGGATACGGAGATATCACACCGGTATCCAACGCCGGAAAGTCCTTTTGGGTCTTTTGGGCACTCCTCGCTCTTCCGACTATGACAGTCCTGATCTCTAATGCAGGAGATACCATCGTGAAGGGTATCAAAGATGCCACGGACAAAGTGGCTACCGTTACCATTCTTCCTAGCGAGCGGGGCTTCAAGAGCGAGTTCAAGGCAACCTTTAATGCCCTTTCCCATGGAAAGCTGTTTACCGAGGATATTGAGGAGTCGCCCCCAGGAATACATGGAGCTTCACAGCGCCATAGGTACAGCAGCGAGGAGAACGATGACGAGGGTGAGCAAGCTCAAGATCGAGCAGACGTTGATGCCGAAAGCGCAAACACGGGTCTGATAAAGCAGAAACAGGCGAAGAATGCAAGAAACGAAGAGAGTCATAAGAGGCGAGTGGAAGGTAACGCAGCTGAAGAGGACAGCGGCGATTGTCCTGATCGAGCAGTTCGCTTCGATGACTCCTCTACTACGTCAGGGACGAAAGGATCGAACGGCCGGTcgaagaagatgggaaaCACGGATGACGAGAACCCGTGCGACCAGAACTCGAACTCAACTCCTCAGCTTCCTGAAATGACGCGTGCCGTCTCAATACCACGCCAGGACTTGCCCCAAAGCCCCATGGATCCGGCCGAGTACCACCTCACGCTGATCGAAGAGATCGGGCTAGTAATGCAACACCTCAAGAGCCACCCTCCGCGGAAGTACACTTTTCAGGAGTGGGCATGGTACCTGCGGCTCATCGGAGAGGACGAGAGCGACGCAGCTAAGCACCGAAAGCCTCACGCTCATTTTCGTAGCAGTAAGGATGAACTGGAGGGGAAAGAACGGGCGAAGTGGAGTTGGGTCGGCAGCAGGAGTCCGTTGATGAGCTCTCAAGAGGAGGCCGAGTGGATCCTGGAGCGGTTGATCGAGACGCTGACCGATGAGCTCAGAGGCGTCAAGGccgcgaggaggaagaatgaGATGAAGAATCAGAAAAGTCAGCAAACGGACACCTTCATGCCTGGTCTGTAA
- a CDS encoding mitochondrial 54S ribosomal protein YmL16, with protein sequence MFAPSRRRVLEAVASSSSSPVVTLPGFLVPAFQQTAGAAARRNFSATTTRPSKLGRTPLSIPPGVEITIGEPFVKRDMTQWKQQPKRKITVQGPLGQLEMDIPDFIKIDHDAEARRATLSVANRDEKEQREMWGTTWAYLNRFIMGVSEGHTAVLRLVGIGYRATIDTRPEKEEYPGQQFVCLKLGFSHPVEMGVPKGMKASTPQPTRILLEGINREQVMTFAADIRRWRVPEPYKGKGIFVNGETIKLKQKKIK encoded by the exons ATGTTCGCCCCAAGCCGAAGGAGGGTCCTTGAGGCCGttgcctcttcctcatcttctcccGTCGTCACACTCCCCGGCTTCCTGGTGCCCGCCTTCCAACAGACTGCCGGTGCCGCCGCCCGGCGCAACTTTTCCGCGACGACAACCCGCCCGTCCAAGCTCGGCCGCACCCCGCTCAGTATCCCTCCTGGCGTCGAGATCACCATTGGCGAGCCCTTCGTCAAGCGCGACATGACGCAGTGGAAGCAGCAGCCTAAGCGCAAGATTACGGTGCAGGGCCCGTTGG GACAACTCGAGATGGACATTCCCGACTTCATCAAGATCGACCACGACGCCGAGGCAAGGAGAGCGACCCTCAGCGTAGCGAACCGGGACGAGAAGGAGCAGAGAGAGATGTGGG GAACAACATGGGCGTACCTCAACCGCTTCATTATGGGTGTATCAGAAGGTCACACGGCCGTGTTGCGTTTGGTCGGTATCGGTTACAGAGCTACAATCGACACCCGCcccgagaaggaggaataCCCCGGCCAGCAGTTCGTCTGCCTCAAGCTCGGTTTCTCCCACCCCGTCGAGATGGGCGTTCCCAAGGGCATGAAGGCCAGCACGCCGCAGCCGACAAGAATCCTGCTTGAGGGCATCAACAGAGAGCAGGTCATGACCTTCGCCGCTGATATCAGGAGGTGGCGTGTACCGGAACCCTACAAGGGTAAGGGTATCTTTGTCAACGGCGAGACCATCAAGttgaagcagaagaagatcaaATAG